A single window of Opisthocomus hoazin isolate bOpiHoa1 chromosome 5, bOpiHoa1.hap1, whole genome shotgun sequence DNA harbors:
- the ZCCHC4 gene encoding rRNA N(6)-adenosine-methyltransferase ZCCHC4 yields MAGGAPEGWRGAERPGAGGLALLGAAPGAPSCPHGPALLFAKSGRGKEEGRRFYACSACRDRKDCNFFQWEDEKVSTTRLAAREEYNRNHQPSFTHRQNVERYKNFILLPLSKRRFCQECQQLLLPDEWEEHSAHQFLCDISTAQLKSPSQLLYPLENKKTNAQYLFAERSCRFLLDLITDLGFRRVLSVGTPRLHEMIQSKASQEEDFRVRSLLLDIDFRYSQFYTEDEFCHYNMFNDYFFGGEAARETCRKFLCQDNGERVIMVTDPPFGGLVEALASSFKKLMAVWKKTEKEGHNNQEMPMFWIFPYFFESRILEFFPSFSMMDYQVDYDNHALYKHGKTGRRQSPVRIFTNLTPSKIVLPVEEGYRFCALCQRYVSSGNQHCEICNSCTSKDGRQWKHCVLCKKCVKPSWFHCNNCNCCALQNHTCEKTDAGCFICGKAGHKRSTCPSLPCTRTACQADKKQRQKTLKRIKLGICKRSAMKHAMFSRKKVKNKKKKT; encoded by the exons ATGGCGGGCGGGGCCCCGGAGGGCTGGCGCGGCGCGgagcggcccggggcgggcgggctggcCCTGCTGGGCGCGGCGCCCGGCGCTCCCAGCTGCCCGCACG GCCCTGCTCTGCTGTTTGCGAAGTCCGGccgagggaaggaggagggaagaagatTCTATGCTTGTTCAGCTTGTAGGGATAGAAAAGATTGTAACTTTTTCCAGTGGGAAGATGAGAAG GTGTCAACAACTAGGCTTGCAGCACGTGAAGAGTATAATAGAAATCATCAGCCTTCTTTTACACACAGACAGAATGTGGAAAG GTACAAGAATTTTATTCTGTTGCCCTTATCAAAGAGGAGGTTTTGCCAGGAATGCCAGCAATTGCTATTGCCAGATGAATGGGAAGAACACTCGGCTCACCAGTTCCTGTGTGATATCTCCACTGCCCAGCTGAAAAGTCCCAGTCAACTTCTTTATCCACTGGAgaataaaaaaacaaatgcacagtATTTATTTGCCGAGAGAAGTTGCCGGTTCCTACTGGATCTTATTACTGATTTAGGATTCAGACGAGTGCTTTCTGTTGGAACACCCAG GCTTCATGAGATGATCCAGTCAAAAGCATCACAAGAAGAAGATTTCAGGGTTAGAAGCCTTCTGCTAGATATTGATTTCAG GTATTCACAGTTTTACACAGAAGATGAATTCTGCCACTACAACATgtttaatgattatttttttggTGGAGAG GCTGCACGTGAAACTTGCAGGAAATTCTTGTGTCAAGACAATGGTGAAAGAGTCATTATGGTAACTGATCCCCCATTTGGAGGTTTAGTGGAAGCACTGGCTTCTAGTTTTAAAAAACTGATGGCAGTgtggaagaagacagaaaaagaag GTCATAACAACCAAGAGATGCCCATGTTCTGGATATTTCCGTACTTCTTTGAGTCTCGTATTCTGGAATTTTTCCCAAGCTTCAGTATGATGGATTACCAG GTGGACTATGATAATCATGCACTTTATAAACATGGCAAGACAGGTCGTAGACAGTCCCCTGTCCGCATCTTCACGAACCTCACCCCAAGTAAGATTGTACTTCCTGTAGAAGAGGGTTATAG gttttgtgCTCTGTGTCAGCGGTATGTTAGTTCTGGTAACCAGCACTGTGAGATATGCAATTCATGTACATCAAAA GATGGTAGACAATGGAAGCATTGTGTTCTTTGCAAAAAATGTGTAAAACCCT CTTGGTTTCACTGTAACAATTGCAACTGCTGCGCTCTTCAAAACCACACTTGTGAGAAGACGGATGCTGGCTGTTTCATCTGTGGGAAGGCAGGTCACAAACGCAGCACCTGTCCCAGCCTCCCCTGCACCAGAACAGCTTGCCA agctgacaaaaagcaaaggcagaaaacTCTTAAGAGGATAAAGCTGGGGATCTGTAAAAGATCAGCTATGAAGCATGCCATGTTCTCCAGGAAGAAagtaaagaataagaaaaaaaagacatga